The Microcoleus sp. bin38.metabat.b11b12b14.051 genome contains a region encoding:
- a CDS encoding tetratricopeptide repeat protein: MASQKKSRKTACKLDVEHSLKIAWEHHQAGRLLEAENLYRQIVEAQPESANVLCLLGIALRQQGKIASALEFYDRAIAQNPDFVEAHLNKAHVLMDVGESQRAIVSYEQVIKIQPDSSLAYNNLGWLKQHSGEIDSAILYYQTALALDPNLLETAHNLARLFTEKNQLNDAEACYRHVLKINPKLTSSLLGLGTVLQQQGKLTEAFNCYQQALEIEPNNADAQNNMGAFYHEQGNTKAAISHYRQALSLKPDLVDAINNLGHALVDVGEFQEAFLCHSRALELQPDNAVAHLELALTLLLFGDYQRGFAEYEWRWRTPQLQPRHFPQPLWDGSDLHFKTILLHVEQGFGDSIQFIRYAPLLCSRGAKVMVACYPELMRLFATVGGIEYLSVSLEGLPAFDVHAPLMSLSRILGTTLDTIPANVPYLSPPAECKFALASDAKLKVGIVWAGSPQRRKDRDRSCNLQDFVRFFDVPGIAFYSLQKNLSQSDRTLLNQHLVPDLSPHLSDFADTASAISQLDLVISVDTSVAHLAGALGKPVWVLLSFAPDWRWLLERDDNPWYPTARLFRQNQRENWQELFQEVHAALSLFAIANAADSEDLGQNLPLEMTVDAAGLEMTGASESQQIFLTAGEAPANGSAVQKLPFVDTSAIANSVVLENLLRQAEYLMETGDKQEAIAVYEQIISLEPNCVQARINFGFLKQENGELEAAIPHYREALALDPNIPQTAYNLAQIFEEQGQVEEAIAHYEQALVAEPDFVPALINLAVVLQEKGELLEALNLYRRALEIQPHSWEAYNNLATVLQQQGNLEDALEYYHKALELLPDFVEAINNLGRTFLEKGALEDAIACYRRAISLSPDHASAHLNLSLALLLSGDLENGLAEYEWRWKIKEFQTGHTCFLTGPENAVSVREYRPLWDGSNLQGKTILLHAEQGLGDSIQFVRYAAMVKQKGGRVIVGCYPQVQRLFATVEGIDLLIVRGEPLPEFDVQVPMLSLPYAMGTTLETIPAITAYLSPPAGAEFALLPDRNLKVGIVWAGNPKHRKNMQRSCSLSQFLPLLDVAGVTFYSLQKEVSEADRAVLDRTPIVDLSPHFGDLADTAAAIAQLDLVIAVDTAVAHLAGALGKPVWILLAFSPDWRWLLERSDSPWYPTARLFRQHQRGDWEPVFARVAQALGSMVAAPPAPSEAADAEFRSGRDLQQQGDFAGAIECYERAIAIAPDYAAAYSNLGVLKQQGGRLTEAIAHYRQALAIDRQLAETASNLGSALAEAGEIAGAIAQYERALSLNPNCAEALVNLGVLREEQGDVPEAIKHYQEAVQLNPHCAAAYFNLGIVQEEQGQEVEAIANYELAIANYEQAIDREPNYFHALHNLAYASIRQGKIARAIELYDRALASQPNLVESAIALGKSLQQQDKLDEAVAVFQQAIHKFPTHAGARWHLAIVLHKQGKIADAIACYQEALSLKPDFPQAWDNLGKAVEETANTEKAIEPGDLNSLNSLETALHDRGEFAAPLTGYSQAVEFNLANPESHLNLGLALLLAGDLQRGFSEYEWRLLVERKQFPHHKFHQPLWDGKDLAGKAILICPEQGLGDAIQFVRYVDLVKQKGGRVIFWCLPHLERLFAQVAGIDELIVSPEAAPDFQVCAQLLSLPYLLKTSLETIPAKVPYLAPPPDLKCYLPKNSQFKVGIVWSGNPKHSQNKVRSLPLKLLAKLLDIPRAEFYSLQKELTTDDRALLEQLPIADLSPHLGDMADTAAAILALDLVISVDTSVAHLAGALGKPVWVVLCFVPDWRWMLEGEDSPWYPTARLFRQPKAGDWEPVLARVLLALTEKICQHQTALPPAAPESHMELAKKQFERGNLLKSQGKFAEAIAYFKNALVLQPDSIECATNLAVTLHQTGDLPEAAVYYQRAIEIDPNCPQAQNNLGILLQDSGNTAEAVICFHRAIALNPIYVKALNNIGAILQHSGELSSAIAYFQQALSINTNYVPALLNLGVAMQGKSQPADAERLYQRAIAAEPNNPKTYYQLGTLCLETGQIEQAIENFERAISLYPNYVEALTNLGSACEQIGDANQAIFCYNRALEIDPKCVKARFNLSLILLLAGDLPRGFAEYECRWQTEQAKNLPRLNFDRQIWDGSDLNGQTILLRCEQGLGDAIQFVRYAAIVQQKGGKVIISCYQELQRLFQQIPGIAQVVVRADELPDFYVQAPLMSLPHILGTNLENIPANVPYLTPPAGGNLSLNSPQTFKVGIVWAGSSEHLKDFQRSLDFSYFLKLLDIPGVTFYSLQKQVSALDRTLLTQTSVIDLSDKLNDFADTAALISQLDLVICADTAIAHLAGALGKPVWILLCFMPDWRWMLQRSDSPWYPTARLFRQEKPGDWDEVCDRLKTALQESTTSFFASQGLQPPSAIAPNNLTAIEIEFHIANALRKKGNKAEAAARYQQVIAASPSHAEAHSYLGYFQQENGQIAEAILHYQQALATNPNLGETNLYLGAALEEQGRFAEAIDCYNKAIQLCPELPEAHLRLALALLLTGNFQQGFVEYESRWKTQELEPRYFAQPLWDGSDLQGKTILLHPEQGLGDTIQFVRYAPLVKQKGGTVIVACHVLLKPLFEGIAGVDRIVVRPSECVDFDVQAPLLSLPRILATTLENIPANIPYLTAPPLAKVTLESNDRLKVGIVWAGGALHRKNHERSCQFSDFVKFLDIPGVSVYSLQKDLSAGDRALLKQQPQIRDVSEHCIDFADTAAIVSQLDLVICVDTSIAHLAGALGKPVWILLSFVPDWRWMLEGENSPWYPAARLFRQQKPGDWDGVGDRIKAALEQLTTPSQVVSSNPNPEAPPQLPPPETPPQITGIGISWPVSITSGWGIYGMNLTLQLLRNPAWEVALLAPPSISSESINPLHKSLLLPVVEKQKQFQQLVTANSDKQITCNFPVLYALGNNLASSGVENQITSACQVGVIFFEDTRITTAALETAKKYRAIVAGSHWNADVLRSRGLTNVAMVNQGIDPAIFHPAPKSNLFGDRFVIFSGGKLEYRKGQDIVIAAFKRFQKKHPEALLLTTWHNFWPQYMLGIEQIGNVVGLPNINRDGSLGISQWLVANGLPADSFIDIGLIPNHLAGQILREADCAVFTNRCEGGTNLVAMESMACGIPTILSANTGHLDLIYSNICYPLSHQGRVKPTPHFPGVEGWGESEVAEVVEALEQIYHNREAAKRRGLAGANFMLDWTWEKQVKRFLNVIVNLG; this comes from the coding sequence ATGGCTTCTCAAAAAAAATCTCGAAAAACTGCCTGCAAATTGGATGTAGAACACTCTTTGAAAATAGCTTGGGAACATCACCAAGCGGGGCGTTTGTTAGAAGCTGAGAATTTGTATCGGCAAATTGTAGAAGCGCAGCCGGAATCAGCAAATGTGTTGTGCTTGCTGGGAATAGCGCTGAGACAGCAGGGAAAAATTGCCTCGGCGCTGGAATTTTACGATCGCGCGATCGCCCAAAACCCCGATTTTGTTGAAGCACATTTAAACAAGGCTCATGTTTTGATGGATGTCGGCGAAAGTCAAAGGGCGATCGTTAGTTACGAGCAAGTCATCAAAATTCAACCGGATTCCTCGCTAGCATACAATAATTTGGGCTGGCTCAAACAGCACTCTGGCGAAATTGACTCGGCAATTTTATATTATCAAACAGCGCTGGCTCTCGACCCCAATTTGCTGGAAACCGCGCACAATTTAGCAAGATTATTTACAGAAAAAAATCAATTAAACGATGCAGAAGCCTGTTACAGGCACGTCTTAAAAATAAATCCTAAATTGACATCTTCTCTGCTGGGCTTGGGGACAGTTTTGCAGCAGCAAGGTAAATTAACCGAAGCTTTCAACTGCTACCAGCAAGCTCTAGAAATAGAACCAAACAATGCCGACGCTCAGAACAATATGGGAGCATTCTACCACGAGCAAGGCAATACAAAAGCAGCAATATCGCATTACCGACAAGCATTAAGCTTAAAGCCGGACTTAGTGGATGCTATTAACAACCTCGGACACGCTTTGGTAGATGTAGGAGAATTTCAAGAGGCTTTTTTGTGTCACAGTCGAGCCTTGGAATTGCAGCCAGATAACGCCGTCGCTCACCTGGAATTAGCTTTGACTTTGCTGTTGTTTGGAGATTACCAGCGAGGTTTTGCTGAGTACGAGTGGCGGTGGCGCACTCCACAACTACAACCGAGACATTTTCCACAGCCGCTTTGGGATGGTTCGGATTTGCACTTTAAAACTATTTTACTCCACGTCGAGCAAGGCTTCGGCGATTCGATTCAGTTTATTCGCTACGCGCCGCTCCTGTGCAGCCGAGGTGCTAAAGTTATGGTGGCTTGCTATCCGGAACTGATGCGGTTGTTTGCAACTGTGGGCGGGATTGAATATTTATCAGTTAGTTTAGAAGGTTTGCCAGCATTTGATGTTCACGCTCCGCTGATGAGTTTGTCGCGAATTTTGGGGACAACTCTCGACACAATCCCGGCAAATGTTCCTTATTTAAGTCCGCCTGCTGAGTGTAAATTTGCGCTGGCTTCTGATGCAAAGTTGAAGGTGGGGATTGTGTGGGCGGGAAGTCCGCAGCGGCGCAAAGATCGCGATCGCTCTTGCAATTTGCAGGATTTTGTGCGGTTTTTTGATGTGCCGGGAATTGCTTTTTATAGTTTACAAAAAAACTTGTCGCAGAGCGATCGCACTTTGCTCAACCAGCATTTAGTACCGGATTTGAGCCCGCACCTGAGCGACTTTGCTGATACGGCTTCGGCGATATCCCAACTCGATTTAGTGATTAGTGTCGATACTTCTGTGGCGCACCTAGCGGGTGCTTTGGGAAAACCGGTGTGGGTGTTGCTGTCTTTTGCTCCTGACTGGCGCTGGCTGCTAGAGCGCGATGACAATCCTTGGTATCCAACAGCAAGGCTGTTTCGCCAAAATCAGCGGGAAAATTGGCAAGAGTTGTTTCAGGAAGTACACGCGGCTTTGAGTTTATTTGCGATCGCCAATGCTGCTGATTCCGAGGATTTAGGGCAAAATCTGCCGCTGGAAATGACTGTGGATGCGGCGGGGCTGGAAATGACAGGCGCCAGTGAGAGTCAACAAATATTTTTGACAGCGGGGGAAGCGCCCGCTAACGGCTCCGCAGTCCAAAAATTGCCGTTTGTTGACACATCGGCGATCGCCAATTCCGTGGTGTTAGAGAATTTATTGCGGCAAGCCGAATATTTAATGGAAACTGGCGACAAGCAAGAGGCGATCGCCGTTTACGAACAAATCATCTCTCTGGAGCCAAATTGCGTGCAAGCGCGGATTAATTTTGGTTTTCTCAAACAAGAAAACGGCGAGTTAGAGGCAGCTATCCCGCATTATCGAGAAGCTTTGGCGCTCGATCCAAATATTCCTCAAACAGCTTACAACTTAGCACAGATTTTTGAGGAACAAGGTCAAGTCGAAGAGGCGATCGCCCATTACGAACAAGCTCTTGTTGCGGAACCGGATTTCGTGCCGGCACTGATTAATTTAGCGGTGGTGCTGCAAGAAAAGGGCGAGCTGTTAGAAGCTCTTAACCTGTATCGGCGGGCGCTAGAAATTCAGCCGCATAGCTGGGAAGCATACAACAATCTGGCAACAGTGCTGCAACAACAGGGCAATTTAGAAGATGCGCTGGAATATTATCACAAAGCTCTGGAGTTGCTGCCGGATTTTGTGGAAGCAATCAACAATTTAGGCAGGACTTTTCTGGAAAAAGGAGCGCTGGAAGATGCGATCGCCTGTTACAGGCGGGCGATTAGTTTAAGTCCAGATCATGCCAGCGCTCACCTGAATTTGTCCTTGGCTTTGCTGCTGTCGGGAGATTTGGAAAATGGTCTCGCCGAATACGAGTGGCGCTGGAAAATTAAAGAATTTCAAACCGGGCATACTTGTTTTTTGACGGGGCCGGAAAATGCAGTTTCGGTGAGAGAATACCGGCCGCTGTGGGATGGTTCAAATTTGCAGGGAAAGACTATTTTGCTGCACGCTGAGCAAGGTTTGGGCGATTCGATTCAGTTTGTGCGCTACGCTGCGATGGTGAAGCAGAAAGGCGGTAGGGTAATTGTGGGTTGTTACCCGCAAGTGCAGCGTTTGTTTGCAACGGTTGAGGGAATTGATTTGCTGATTGTTAGGGGTGAGCCGCTGCCGGAATTTGACGTGCAAGTGCCGATGTTGAGTTTGCCCTACGCGATGGGTACTACCCTCGAAACAATCCCCGCAATTACTGCTTATTTATCTCCACCTGCTGGTGCAGAATTTGCGCTTTTACCCGATCGCAATTTGAAAGTTGGGATTGTCTGGGCGGGAAATCCCAAACACCGCAAAAATATGCAGCGATCTTGTAGTTTAAGTCAGTTTCTACCGCTTTTGGACGTGGCGGGGGTAACTTTTTACAGCTTGCAGAAAGAGGTTTCTGAGGCCGATCGCGCTGTGTTGGATCGAACGCCGATCGTCGATTTGAGCCCGCATTTTGGCGATTTGGCGGATACTGCTGCTGCGATCGCCCAACTGGATTTGGTGATTGCTGTCGATACGGCTGTCGCCCATTTGGCGGGGGCTTTGGGCAAGCCTGTCTGGATTTTGCTGGCGTTTTCGCCGGATTGGCGGTGGTTGTTGGAGCGCTCAGACAGTCCTTGGTATCCGACGGCGCGGCTGTTCCGCCAGCACCAGCGGGGCGATTGGGAACCTGTTTTCGCTCGGGTGGCTCAGGCTCTGGGAAGCATGGTTGCGGCACCGCCTGCGCCTTCTGAGGCGGCGGATGCGGAGTTTCGCTCGGGCCGGGATTTGCAGCAGCAGGGAGACTTTGCCGGTGCGATCGAATGTTACGAGCGGGCGATCGCGATCGCTCCGGATTACGCCGCCGCTTACAGCAATTTAGGTGTTCTCAAACAGCAAGGCGGGCGGTTGACAGAGGCGATCGCGCACTACCGTCAAGCTCTCGCCATCGATCGGCAGTTGGCGGAAACTGCGAGCAATTTGGGCAGCGCTTTGGCGGAAGCAGGGGAGATTGCAGGGGCGATCGCCCAATACGAGCGGGCGCTGTCTTTGAACCCAAATTGCGCCGAAGCCCTGGTGAATTTGGGCGTGCTGCGGGAAGAGCAAGGGGATGTGCCAGAGGCTATAAAGCATTACCAGGAAGCGGTTCAGCTCAATCCCCATTGCGCGGCGGCTTATTTTAATTTGGGAATTGTGCAGGAGGAACAAGGGCAGGAAGTGGAAGCGATCGCGAATTACGAGCTGGCGATCGCGAATTACGAACAAGCGATCGATCGCGAGCCAAATTATTTCCACGCTTTGCACAACTTAGCCTACGCCTCGATCCGTCAGGGCAAAATTGCTCGCGCGATCGAATTGTACGATCGAGCTCTGGCGTCGCAGCCGAATTTAGTAGAATCTGCGATCGCTTTAGGAAAATCCCTGCAACAGCAAGACAAGTTAGATGAGGCTGTAGCCGTTTTCCAGCAAGCAATTCACAAGTTCCCGACTCATGCGGGCGCTCGCTGGCATCTGGCAATTGTCCTGCACAAACAGGGGAAAATTGCCGATGCGATCGCCTGCTACCAGGAAGCTTTGAGCCTGAAACCCGATTTTCCCCAAGCTTGGGACAATCTGGGTAAAGCTGTTGAGGAAACCGCAAACACCGAAAAGGCGATCGAACCGGGCGATCTTAATAGTCTCAACAGTTTAGAAACTGCTTTGCACGATCGTGGCGAATTTGCCGCTCCTCTCACCGGCTACAGCCAAGCAGTTGAATTTAATCTCGCCAATCCCGAATCTCACCTCAATTTAGGTTTAGCTTTGCTGCTGGCGGGAGACTTGCAGCGCGGTTTTTCCGAATACGAATGGCGGCTGCTGGTGGAACGAAAACAGTTTCCCCACCACAAGTTTCATCAGCCACTTTGGGACGGCAAAGATTTAGCAGGAAAAGCAATTTTGATTTGCCCGGAACAAGGCTTAGGCGATGCAATTCAGTTTGTCCGTTACGTAGATTTAGTCAAGCAAAAAGGCGGTAGAGTAATTTTTTGGTGTTTGCCGCACTTGGAGCGATTGTTTGCCCAAGTTGCGGGAATTGACGAGTTAATCGTTAGTCCAGAAGCTGCACCGGATTTTCAAGTGTGCGCGCAGCTATTGAGTTTGCCCTATCTGCTGAAAACAAGTTTAGAAACAATTCCGGCAAAAGTTCCTTATTTAGCTCCGCCGCCGGATTTAAAATGTTATTTGCCTAAAAATTCTCAATTTAAAGTGGGAATTGTTTGGTCGGGAAATCCCAAACATTCACAAAATAAGGTACGCTCTTTACCGTTAAAGTTGTTGGCAAAACTGTTAGATATTCCCCGAGCCGAATTTTACAGTTTGCAAAAGGAACTTACCACAGACGATCGCGCTTTGTTAGAGCAACTGCCGATCGCAGATTTAAGCCCTCATTTGGGCGACATGGCCGATACTGCGGCGGCAATCTTGGCTCTAGATTTAGTGATTAGTGTCGATACTTCTGTGGCGCACTTGGCCGGTGCTTTGGGTAAACCGGTGTGGGTTGTGCTGTGTTTTGTGCCGGATTGGCGGTGGATGTTGGAGGGCGAAGACAGTCCTTGGTATCCGACGGCGCGGCTGTTTCGCCAGCCAAAGGCGGGGGATTGGGAACCTGTTTTAGCACGAGTTTTGTTGGCGCTGACTGAAAAAATATGCCAGCATCAAACAGCTTTACCGCCCGCAGCCCCTGAGTCTCATATGGAACTAGCTAAGAAACAGTTTGAGCGCGGAAATCTGCTGAAATCGCAAGGAAAATTTGCCGAGGCGATCGCGTATTTTAAGAATGCTTTGGTTTTGCAGCCAGATTCGATCGAGTGCGCTACTAATTTAGCGGTGACGCTGCACCAAACAGGCGATTTACCCGAAGCTGCTGTTTATTATCAGCGCGCGATCGAAATCGACCCGAACTGCCCTCAAGCGCAAAATAACCTGGGAATCTTGCTGCAAGATAGCGGGAATACAGCCGAGGCTGTAATTTGCTTTCACAGGGCGATCGCCCTAAATCCAATTTACGTCAAAGCTCTCAACAACATCGGCGCCATACTCCAGCACTCCGGCGAGCTCTCAAGTGCGATCGCCTATTTTCAGCAAGCACTTTCCATCAATACCAATTACGTGCCAGCGCTGTTAAATTTGGGCGTGGCGATGCAAGGAAAATCGCAGCCAGCAGACGCAGAACGGCTTTACCAGCGCGCAATTGCCGCCGAACCAAACAATCCCAAAACCTACTACCAGCTAGGTACTTTATGCTTGGAGACAGGTCAAATAGAACAGGCTATTGAGAATTTTGAACGAGCCATATCATTATATCCCAATTATGTAGAAGCTCTCACTAATTTAGGCAGCGCTTGCGAACAAATAGGAGACGCCAACCAAGCTATTTTTTGTTACAACCGAGCCTTAGAGATCGATCCAAAATGTGTTAAAGCTCGCTTCAATTTAAGCTTAATTTTGCTGTTGGCTGGGGACTTGCCGCGCGGTTTTGCCGAATACGAGTGCCGCTGGCAAACTGAACAGGCAAAAAACTTGCCGCGGTTGAATTTCGATCGCCAGATTTGGGATGGTTCAGATTTGAACGGGCAAACTATTTTGCTTCGCTGCGAACAAGGTTTGGGCGATGCCATTCAATTTGTGCGCTACGCAGCAATTGTGCAGCAAAAAGGTGGCAAAGTCATCATTTCTTGCTATCAAGAATTGCAGCGTTTATTCCAACAGATTCCCGGCATCGCACAGGTGGTGGTGCGGGCGGACGAATTGCCGGATTTCTACGTGCAAGCACCGCTGATGAGTTTGCCGCACATTCTGGGAACAAATTTAGAAAATATCCCGGCAAATGTGCCTTATCTGACGCCTCCTGCTGGCGGGAATTTGTCGCTTAATTCGCCTCAAACTTTCAAAGTAGGGATTGTGTGGGCGGGAAGTTCGGAACATTTGAAGGATTTTCAGCGATCGCTCGATTTCAGCTATTTTCTGAAATTGTTAGACATTCCCGGCGTAACTTTTTACAGCCTTCAGAAACAAGTGTCGGCGCTCGATCGTACTTTGTTAACTCAAACTTCTGTCATAGATTTGAGCGACAAGTTGAACGATTTTGCCGATACCGCAGCCCTGATCTCGCAACTAGATTTAGTCATTTGTGCCGATACCGCGATCGCCCATTTGGCGGGTGCTTTGGGTAAACCCGTATGGATTTTGCTCTGCTTTATGCCAGATTGGCGGTGGATGTTGCAGCGCTCAGACAGCCCCTGGTATCCCACGGCGCGGCTGTTTCGCCAGGAAAAACCGGGTGATTGGGATGAAGTGTGCGATCGTCTAAAAACTGCCTTGCAAGAATCAACAACCTCATTTTTTGCCAGTCAAGGGCTACAACCGCCCAGCGCGATCGCTCCCAACAACCTTACAGCAATTGAGATAGAGTTTCACATCGCAAATGCCTTGCGAAAAAAAGGTAACAAAGCCGAAGCAGCCGCCCGCTACCAACAAGTAATCGCCGCCTCGCCCAGCCACGCAGAAGCCCACAGTTATTTAGGTTATTTCCAACAGGAAAACGGGCAAATAGCCGAGGCAATTTTGCACTACCAACAAGCGCTAGCAACAAATCCCAATTTGGGCGAAACGAATTTGTATTTAGGTGCCGCCCTCGAAGAACAAGGAAGATTTGCCGAGGCGATCGACTGCTACAATAAAGCAATTCAACTATGCCCAGAATTACCAGAAGCGCACCTCAGATTAGCCTTAGCTTTGCTGTTAACGGGCAACTTTCAACAGGGTTTTGTGGAGTACGAATCGCGCTGGAAAACTCAAGAATTGGAGCCGAGATATTTCGCGCAACCGCTTTGGGATGGTTCAGATTTACAGGGAAAAACAATTTTGCTGCACCCAGAACAAGGTTTGGGCGATACAATACAGTTTGTCCGCTACGCGCCTTTAGTCAAGCAAAAAGGGGGCACAGTGATTGTGGCTTGTCATGTCTTGCTGAAGCCTTTGTTTGAAGGTATAGCCGGAGTCGATCGCATCGTAGTGCGCCCCAGCGAGTGCGTGGATTTTGACGTGCAAGCACCGCTGTTAAGTTTGCCGCGAATTTTGGCAACAACTTTAGAAAATATACCTGCAAATATTCCTTATTTAACTGCGCCGCCGCTGGCGAAAGTAACTCTAGAATCGAACGATCGCCTCAAAGTCGGCATTGTCTGGGCGGGCGGCGCGCTGCACCGCAAGAATCACGAGCGATCGTGCCAATTCAGCGATTTTGTGAAATTTTTAGATATTCCGGGAGTGAGCGTTTACAGCCTTCAGAAAGATTTGTCGGCGGGCGATCGCGCTTTATTAAAGCAACAACCGCAAATTAGAGATGTGAGCGAACATTGCATCGATTTTGCTGACACCGCCGCGATTGTTTCGCAACTCGATTTAGTAATTTGCGTAGATACTTCTATTGCTCATTTGGCTGGTGCGTTGGGTAAACCGGTGTGGATTTTACTATCTTTCGTCCCCGATTGGCGCTGGATGTTGGAGGGCGAAAATAGCCCCTGGTATCCCGCTGCGCGCCTCTTCAGGCAGCAAAAACCGGGTGATTGGGATGGCGTGGGCGATCGTATCAAAGCAGCCCTAGAACAACTAACTACCCCTTCCCAGGTTGTGTCTAGCAACCCAAATCCAGAGGCTCCCCCTCAACTTCCCCCCCCAGAAACCCCGCCACAAATAACCGGAATCGGCATTAGTTGGCCAGTCAGCATCACCAGCGGCTGGGGAATTTACGGCATGAATTTAACACTGCAACTGCTGCGAAATCCCGCCTGGGAAGTTGCACTTTTAGCACCCCCATCCATCAGCTCAGAATCCATCAATCCGCTGCACAAATCGCTGTTATTACCTGTAGTAGAAAAGCAGAAACAATTTCAGCAATTAGTAACCGCGAATTCTGACAAACAGATTACCTGCAACTTTCCCGTACTTTACGCTTTAGGGAATAATTTAGCATCCTCGGGAGTTGAGAATCAAATTACCAGCGCTTGTCAAGTCGGAGTCATCTTTTTTGAAGACACGCGCATCACCACCGCCGCCCTAGAAACAGCCAAAAAATATCGCGCCATAGTCGCCGGCTCCCACTGGAATGCGGATGTTTTGAGAAGCCGCGGCTTGACTAACGTAGCGATGGTAAATCAAGGAATTGACCCCGCAATCTTCCATCCTGCACCTAAATCTAACTTATTTGGCGATCGCTTCGTCATCTTCTCCGGCGGCAAACTCGAATATCGCAAAGGCCAAGACATTGTAATCGCCGCATTCAAACGCTTTCAGAAAAAACATCCTGAAGCATTATTACTAACAACTTGGCACAACTTTTGGCCACAGTATATGCTCGGAATTGAACAAATAGGAAACGTTGTCGGACTTCCTAATATTAACCGCGACGGAAGTTTAGGAATTTCCCAATGGTTGGTGGCTAACGGTTTACCGGCTGACTCTTTTATCGATATTGGCTTAATTCCCAATCACCTCGCCGGACAAATTTTGCGAGAAGCCGACTGCGCTGTTTTCACCAACCGCTGCGAAGGCGGCACTAACTTAGTCGCAATGGAAAGTATGGCCTGCGGAATTCCGACTATTTTATCAGCAAATACCGGACATTTAGACTTAATTTACAGCAACATTTGCTATCCTTTATCGCATCAGGGACGAGTGAAACCAACTCCTCATTTTCCCGGCGTCGAAGGTTGGGGAGAGTCTGAAGTTGCAGAAGTTGTCGAAGCTTTGGAGCAAATTTATCATAATCGCGAAGCAGCCAAACGTCGAGGTTTAGCTGGGGCGAATTTTATGCTGGATTGGACTTGGGAAAAACAGGTTAAGCGTTTTTTAAATGTGATAGTAAATCTGGGTTGA